TCCTTTGACTATCAGCCGGCGAAGGTGCGGGATTCTTCCCGAGCCGGCAAGGATATCGTCTTCATTGGAAACATGAATTGGTGGCCGAACATCGAAGCTGTTAATTGGTTTGTGAATGAAATTCTCGGCCTATTAGATAATGACGTTACGTTCCATTTGGTCGGCCATGGCTCGCATCGCTGGAGTCGGTCCAACTTACGAGTCAAAACACACGGATTCCTTGAAAATCGGGACGAGGCGTGGGGAATCTCGCCTATATTTATAGCGCCAATTAGACTTGGGGCGGGCGTAAATATCAAAGTCGCGGAAGCAATTTACAATGGACGCTCGTTAATTGCTACTCCACAGGCATTAAGGGGGATTCCATTTGAAAAAGATGAAGCCATTGTGGTAGTGGAGAGTAAGGCGGATTGGGTGGAGTGCTTGAATGATCCGCTTCGCCTCGAGGAGCTAGCCGTGGCAATTCCAAAAGATGCAAACCGTGACTTGTTCAAACGTAGTCGCGGAGGGAGGTCTCTCGTCAAATACGTCGAGAAAATTTTGACGGCGCAGGTTGTTCAAGGCTGATGACATGGAAATCAGGTTGTCTTCAATCGTAAAAAAGGGCGGCGCGCAGCTGATTTCATCGATTTTAATGGCGGTTCTTCAGCTCTTGCAGATCAGTGTTATTGCGCGCTCCTTTTCTGCAGCATCGTTAGGTATTGTGTCTATCAACCTCATCATCGTGGCCATCGCCACCGTATTTTCGGATTTCGGCCTGCAAAGCTTTGTAATTCAAGATAAGAGGGATATGAAATTTACGGTGCTGGATGTTCGGACGGTGCTGCCGATATTTATATCTGCAACGGTCGTGATTAGTCTCGTTGGTGCGTGCTTGGCTCGATATTGTTTCGGCGCCTCGGATATCGGAAATGCATTGCTGTGGATTGCGCCTGCGATGCCATTGACCGTGATAAGCGGCCCGGTTCAAGGCATCGCAGTTCGGGAGCTGCATATCGAGCGTCTGGCATTTGCTGAGTTCGCCGGGAAAGTGTGCGGTGTGGCGACAACTGTCTTCATGGCGTTGTTTGAACATGCAGTGGTGTCCGTGATAGCCGGATTCTACGTGTCGCAGGTTGTCAGATTGTTGCTCTTGCATGAGACCGCTCTTGCTTTGTTGATAGCACCACGAGGCCAGGAACGTTCAGCCGGAAGGCGTGGAGTCATAGTGTCGTATGCGGTGGCGCAGATGCTCGGCCAGGTTTCGAATACGTTGGCGGCCAAAGCTGACGAACTGATCGTCGCGGCGGCCATGCCTCTAGAGACATTCGGCATTTATTCTTCGATGAAGCAACTGGTTATTCAGGCGGTCGCTTTCGTTGCACCTGTGGTGCGGAGGTTGACTATGCCGTTTTTCGCGAGTCACAGAGGCGGGGCATCCGAAAAATCCCGGCTTACACCGAATAATTTAATTTGCTGGTCCAACGCCGTTTATATAGGTTTTTTTGTTTCTTTGGCGTTAGCTTCAGAACCATTAACGAGGTTTATATTTGGATCGAAATTTATAAATCACACGGACTGGCTGATTTTATTCGCTGTGCTCTGGTCGGTTCGCACATTTGCCGGGGGTGCCATCTCGGCATATCTTCAAAGTACGGGTGCTCCGCTTGCGGATTTCTGGTGGACGCTTGTCCAGCTTATCGTGCAGACGACTGTGATGCTGATGACTTCGCCGAGCGGAGTCTATGTAATGTTAATCAGCGCAATAGTCAGCTATTTGGTTGTTGCTGTCTTGGGCTATCTGACTATTTATAGATGGAAATCTCGGGTGTCGGTTTGCGAGGTGGTGGTTATTATAATAATCCCTGCGTTGTCGTACTACGTCATTGGTCTGTCTCTGCTTTGGCTCGAATCGGCGTTTGAAATATACTGGATTGACGCTGTGTGTGTATTAATATTTATGTGTGCCGTCATCGCTGTGACGAGCGTAACTTCGGGAGATCGACGAATCTTATTTAAAAGGAGCGCTGTATGAATAAGATTGGGGGAAACGTTCCTGTTGTTGTGTTCGCATATAACCGCCCTCGGCATCTTGAAGCGACGTTATGGGCACTGCGGTCCGCTCACGGTGCAAGTGAAATAGATTTGTTGATATTTTGCGATGGCCCTCGAAGCGAGAGCGAACAAAATCCAGTGAATGAGGTTCGCGATATAGCGCAAAATGCGCAAGGCTTTCGAAGCGTGAAAGTGTTCGCTTCGAGCGAGAATTGTGGACTGGGTAATTCAGTAATTCGAGGGGTTGGCTACGCCTTGTCATTCTATGAATCCGTCATTGTTATCGAGGATGATGTTGAAGTTTCACCTGGCTTTTTGGTTTACATGCATGGTGCATTGCATGAGTATGTAAATAATAATAAAGTCTTTTCTATATCTGGTTATTCTCCTCCGGTTGAAGGGCGGGAGCGTTTCGGTAATGGTTTTTTTATTCCGAGAATCTGCTCGTGGGGTTGGGCCACGTGGCGGGATAGATGGCAATCTGTAGATTGGAATGTCGGAGAATACGCGCTATTTATAAAGGATCGATCTCGGCGCCTGGAGTTTTGTCGCGCGGGACGCGATATGCTTGATATGCTGATCAACCAGGTAGAGGGTGAGTCCGAATCCTGGGCGATTCGTTTTGATTTTGCGCGGTTTATATCTGGAGATGGATTAACCTTGTATCCTTCGTCGTCACTGGTAAAAAATAGTGGAATGGATGGGAGCGGTGAGCATTTTGAAAAATCGCGGCGTTACCGGACTCAAATGAGCGAGAGAACGGAATTTGTCTTCCCTCCGCTTGTTGAGGAGGCAGGCGAATTGACCGTTGCATTCTCAGCATTTTATCCGAGAAGGCTGCGCAGTCGACTGGCTATATGGGCGAGACGGATGCACGTTCATGGTCCCGCACGTAAAGCATTTCGCTTTGTACTTCGCTAGGAGACCAGGTGAAAATTATAGTCGCGGTTCCGGATATAGGATTTAAAGGCGGCGCTGAACAAGTGGCTCTCGATATTACCACTGCTTTGTCTGGGTGTCACGATGTGGCAGTCCTGAGTCTATTTTCGAGTGAGCACGATCTCCGTCTGACAAAAGGTGTCGACGTTGTCCACTTGAACCTGCGCCGTCCAGTATCGGTTTTTGAAAAAATCAGAACGCGTCTAAATATTTCAGATTTTATCCGGCGTGAATTAAAAGACATCGATGCTTTGATTGGAAATAATTTCTTCCGGTATTGGGCTTTACCACCACTCGTTGGTGGCCCCATTTGCATTGAGGTCCAGCATCTGCG
This genomic stretch from Paraburkholderia caffeinilytica harbors:
- a CDS encoding oligosaccharide flippase family protein, yielding MEIRLSSIVKKGGAQLISSILMAVLQLLQISVIARSFSAASLGIVSINLIIVAIATVFSDFGLQSFVIQDKRDMKFTVLDVRTVLPIFISATVVISLVGACLARYCFGASDIGNALLWIAPAMPLTVISGPVQGIAVRELHIERLAFAEFAGKVCGVATTVFMALFEHAVVSVIAGFYVSQVVRLLLLHETALALLIAPRGQERSAGRRGVIVSYAVAQMLGQVSNTLAAKADELIVAAAMPLETFGIYSSMKQLVIQAVAFVAPVVRRLTMPFFASHRGGASEKSRLTPNNLICWSNAVYIGFFVSLALASEPLTRFIFGSKFINHTDWLILFAVLWSVRTFAGGAISAYLQSTGAPLADFWWTLVQLIVQTTVMLMTSPSGVYVMLISAIVSYLVVAVLGYLTIYRWKSRVSVCEVVVIIIIPALSYYVIGLSLLWLESAFEIYWIDAVCVLIFMCAVIAVTSVTSGDRRILFKRSAV
- a CDS encoding glycosyltransferase encodes the protein MNKIGGNVPVVVFAYNRPRHLEATLWALRSAHGASEIDLLIFCDGPRSESEQNPVNEVRDIAQNAQGFRSVKVFASSENCGLGNSVIRGVGYALSFYESVIVIEDDVEVSPGFLVYMHGALHEYVNNNKVFSISGYSPPVEGRERFGNGFFIPRICSWGWATWRDRWQSVDWNVGEYALFIKDRSRRLEFCRAGRDMLDMLINQVEGESESWAIRFDFARFISGDGLTLYPSSSLVKNSGMDGSGEHFEKSRRYRTQMSERTEFVFPPLVEEAGELTVAFSAFYPRRLRSRLAIWARRMHVHGPARKAFRFVLR